Within Eggerthella sp. YY7918, the genomic segment CGCCGCCCGAGCAGGATGGCGTGCTCAATGTGCGGCGTTCTGCTTTGGCTGCCGCACGCACGAATGCCTCTCATGTGCAACTGATGCGCTGCGCCGACGCATTAGCGGCTTCAGAGGACGAGAGCGCGCGCCAGCTTTCCGAAATGCGCGACGTGCTTGTAGAGGCCGGGTTTGCGGAATATGTACCGGGCTTGTTCGCGCGCCCCGGCAAGGAAGACCGCTATGCGCGTTTGCGTGCCGAAGGCGTTGAACAGCTGGGATTCGGACTCGGAGCCGAAACGCAGCTTGATGGCGTGGTAAGCGTCAATACGAAAGACTTCGAAGAGTACTGCCAAAACTCAGCCGATTTCGCAGCTATCACAAAGGATGTACATCCACTCGGAGCGTGAGGGATGCAGCAGGCGTCTTCCTGTAGGCGGCAAACATAAGGCCCGCTCCTTGCGAAGCGGGCCTTTGCCGCGCACGGACGGGACGCGCGCGGCCAACACGATGCGCGGGAACCTCGCCTACGAGTTATACGAGGAGTCGCTCTGCCCGTCATCGGTGTTGTTGCCATTTTTGCTGTCGTACTCGTCCTGCGTCATGACGTCGACCACATTCACGGTCATCTCAACGACGTTCAAACCGGTCATATCCTTGAGGTCCTTGCCGACAACCTCTTTAATCTGATCGAACACATCGCTGGCGGACTTGCCGTATTCCAAGATGATGTCGAGTTCGACCTTGGCGTTCTTGTCGTCGACCACGTCGGCGTCGACACCCTTGGTCTTGTCGCTGCCGCCCAGACCTTCCTGCACGCGGGAAAGCAGGTTGCCGCGCATATCGATGATACCGTCGATCTTCTGAGCGGCCTTCGAGGAGATCTTCTCGATCACGCTCTCGTTGATGTTGAGCTTATAGACCGGCTCGGCAGGCACGGTGTCGGCGCTGCTATAGTTGGTGGTCTTGTTGTCGGTCGTATCCATGGACGCGTAGGGGTTGTACGTGTTGGTTTCCGGTTTGGTCATGGTGCTCTGGGTCATGATGATGTCCTTTCGTGTGATGTGAAATGAGCGGGCGCCCGCGCGGCAAGCGAGGAGTTCCCTGCTCCACCGCGTTACGGTCGCGCCCGCAGGTTGCTAGTTGAATCGGTCGAGAAATCCCTTCATCCGCTCCCGCGTTTTGCGGTCGCCGTCGCGGTACTTGCCGATGATGGTGCCGATGGCCGCGAACACGGCCAAAAGCACGGTGGGCCAGAAGCCGACGATAAGGATGAGGGCTGCCGCGATAAAGCCCAAAACGCCGTAGAGCACCGCATGGCTGTGGTGTTCGACATAGGGCGACATCGCGCGCTTCATGCTGGCGTAGACGCCGCGGTCTTGCTTCGTTTCGGATGCCGCGTTAGCGATCACGTCCGAAGGCGTTTCAGCCGGTCGAGAGGATGCCTTTTGCTGACCGGAGCGGCCCGCCGTATGCCCGACGTTCATGTTCATGGCAGATTGGGTCATGGGTCCACCTCCTTATTTCGCAGCGTGAGCCATCATGGGCTGAGACGTGTGCTGTCGCTGAGGATCGTTTGCATGCGCCGTCGCCTGCTGCGTGAACGCGGGCGTTACCACATCGGCGTCGCCGGTGAACGTGATGCGCACCGACTCGACCGGGTAGCCCGTGAACGCATGCAGGGTTGCTGCAATTTCGTCCTGCAGTTTCGCACCCAAAATGCCCAGTTCCGCATTACGGCCGGGGTCGATTTTCGCCCGAATGGCCATGTGCGGATCGTGGCCGCTGTTCGTGATGTCAACTTTGATGTTGTCCGTCACAAGTCCATGATGGCTTTCGATCACGTGCTTCACGGTCGACTGGATAGCACCCTGCGTGATGGCGATGGTGCCGCCTTCGCCATATTGCTCCAGCTGCGAATTTTTACCCGGTGCGGTGAGTGCGCGGATAAAAATGACCACCAAGCCGACCGCCGTAATGCCCAGCAAAATGGCTTCGACAACGAAGAACCAAGGCATGCTTACCAGCCACGCAATAGCGGGGAACAGCGGCTCCCACGCAAACCACAGGGCTGCAAGCACGCCGACGCTCAGCACGGCAGCGATGACGAAAACGATCATGCAGAAACGTTTAAACTTTCCCATACATGCCGCCTTCCTTTTGTGCGCGCGTTGCGCAAGGCAATGCGCTGGTGAATAGAGTGGGATCACTCTAGAAGAAAGGTGTGCGGGTCGAAACGGCCTGTACGGAAGTGCCGCCGGGCTATTGCCGGTCTGTTAGCGAACGATTGTTTTCGCGGCTCAATTGTATCGTTCGAAAGCTTTTCATACTCTCGGTCTACAAACTGTCTTTGCTGTTCAAACCCTCGGTCGCTGGTTGAAGGGCCAATCGACGCGTATTCTTCCCCCTGTTCCTCACATGGAGGAAACGTGAGTGCGGGAAAAGAGTCAGATTGAAATTGACCGAAGGGAGAAGAGGTGGGGCGAATTTCAGTAGCACCCGTCGGGGCTGCAGATAGCCGCGTCGCTGATGTGCTTGAAGTGTTTTCGCGGCGCGTTGAGGCGATGCCGCCGGGTACGTGTCCGATTGCCGTGCAGGTTTCTTTGCTTGAAACAAGTGTCGGCCAAACATGCGGCAAATGCGTTCCTTGCCGGGATGGCCTTCCTCAGTTGCTGCGACTGGCGCGAAGCGTGCTGGCGTGCGAGGCTGACGAAGCAACGTTAAAGGAGCTACGCACGGTTGCTCGGTTGGTTCGCGATACCTCGGACTGCGCCATCGGATACGAGGCCGGTGAATCGGTTCTGCGCGGTTTGGATGCGTTTGTCGACGAATACGAGCATCATGTGAACCAACATACCTGTTGTCCAAGCGTGGAGCAGAGCGTGCCCTGCGAAACCCTGTGCCCCGCACATGTGAATGTGCCGGCATACATCGCGCTTGCGCAGGAGGGGGATTTTGCGGGGGCTCTCAACATGATCCGCAAAGATAATCCCTTTCCGACCGCCTGCGCGCTGGTGTGCGAGCATCCGTGTGAACAGCGCTGTCGGCGTACGCTGATCGATGCGCCTGTGAACATTCGTGGCATCAAGAAATATGTGGTGGATTCGCTTCCCGCCGATCGGGTGCAAACGCCGAAGCGCCTTGCCGATACCGGCCGCCGCGTTGCGGTGATCGGGGGAGGGCCAAGCGGTATGACCTGCGCGTATTTCCTCGCCCTTATGGGACATCGCGTCACGGTGTATGAAATGCGCAAAAAGCTTGGCGGCATGATGCGCTACGGCATTCCCGCCTACCGTTTTCCGCGCGAGCGTTTGGACGAGGACAACCGTGCCATCTTGGGCGTGGGTGGCATTTCGGTGGAATACGAGCATGCGGTGGACGCTTGCGAAATGGCCAGAATCGCCGAGGAGTTCGACGCGGCGTATGTTGCCATCGGCGCGCAGGGCGGAAAGACCCTTGCGATTGAAGGGGCCGAGGCGAAGGGTGTCATGAGCGCCGTCGAGCTTTTGAGCGCCATAGGCGACGACGACTACCCCGATTTCACCGGTAAGAAGGTTGTGGTCGTCGGTGGGGGCAACGTTGCTATGGACTGCGCGCGCACGAGCGTCCGTGCCGGAGCATCCGAGGTCACCGTCGCATATCGCCGCAGGTTGGAGGATATGACCGCCCTTCCCGCGGAGGTGGAAAGCGCCATGCAAGAAGGTATCGAGATGAGATGTCTTCAAGCCCCGGCGCGCATCGAGGTGGGAGAGGACGGCGCG encodes:
- a CDS encoding Asp23/Gls24 family envelope stress response protein, coding for MTQSTMTKPETNTYNPYASMDTTDNKTTNYSSADTVPAEPVYKLNINESVIEKISSKAAQKIDGIIDMRGNLLSRVQEGLGGSDKTKGVDADVVDDKNAKVELDIILEYGKSASDVFDQIKEVVGKDLKDMTGLNVVEMTVNVVDVMTQDEYDSKNGNNTDDGQSDSSYNS
- a CDS encoding DUF2273 domain-containing protein, which translates into the protein MTQSAMNMNVGHTAGRSGQQKASSRPAETPSDVIANAASETKQDRGVYASMKRAMSPYVEHHSHAVLYGVLGFIAAALILIVGFWPTVLLAVFAAIGTIIGKYRDGDRKTRERMKGFLDRFN
- the amaP gene encoding alkaline shock response membrane anchor protein AmaP — translated: MGKFKRFCMIVFVIAAVLSVGVLAALWFAWEPLFPAIAWLVSMPWFFVVEAILLGITAVGLVVIFIRALTAPGKNSQLEQYGEGGTIAITQGAIQSTVKHVIESHHGLVTDNIKVDITNSGHDPHMAIRAKIDPGRNAELGILGAKLQDEIAATLHAFTGYPVESVRITFTGDADVVTPAFTQQATAHANDPQRQHTSQPMMAHAAK
- a CDS encoding NAD(P)-binding protein: MGRISVAPVGAADSRVADVLEVFSRRVEAMPPGTCPIAVQVSLLETSVGQTCGKCVPCRDGLPQLLRLARSVLACEADEATLKELRTVARLVRDTSDCAIGYEAGESVLRGLDAFVDEYEHHVNQHTCCPSVEQSVPCETLCPAHVNVPAYIALAQEGDFAGALNMIRKDNPFPTACALVCEHPCEQRCRRTLIDAPVNIRGIKKYVVDSLPADRVQTPKRLADTGRRVAVIGGGPSGMTCAYFLALMGHRVTVYEMRKKLGGMMRYGIPAYRFPRERLDEDNRAILGVGGISVEYEHAVDACEMARIAEEFDAAYVAIGAQGGKTLAIEGAEAKGVMSAVELLSAIGDDDYPDFTGKKVVVVGGGNVAMDCARTSVRAGASEVTVAYRRRLEDMTALPAEVESAMQEGIEMRCLQAPARIEVGEDGAAQALICQPQYIGAVKRGRPAPVAADKPEVRIEADVILIAVGQAIESAPFETFGMKADRTYFIADEYLAAEGYDNVFVGGDCQTGPKTVIMAIAAGKAAAHNIDTFLGYDHQLDCGAKVPPARSNNRTAYGRVNIAERPARERKGDFAYVEVPMSEEEAAQECSRCLRCDVFGIGALTAGGIEQW